One genomic segment of Dehalogenimonas alkenigignens includes these proteins:
- a CDS encoding iron-containing alcohol dehydrogenase, whose amino-acid sequence MMNETAYMKTLQYDIGGGRSRPIYIGRGILDRLSECAAPLKADKFFIITDDTVAKTYAEPVTAELCKVAETHVFVFPAGEQSKTLTTLEQLGAKILDARATKSSVIVCLGGGVVGNLGGLLAALLFRGIRFFHVPTTMVAQIDSAIGQKQAVNYKRGKNLFGQYYPPEFVFIDFAFLRNLPARQIRAGLAESVKHGLCQEESFFEYIRKRAPEFSWDDIEYISAHTIELKLELLLIDPYEGKLDPQLELGHTIGHAVEIRKNGQLLHGEAIAIGMTVEAKISAALGFMDPGLAARIENIFQKIGLPTRIPADISIDEILETLTFDNKRRTAINDFFLLARFCEFHKENGKIACKVPEAVLRQVLESAY is encoded by the coding sequence ATGATGAATGAAACGGCATACATGAAAACCCTGCAATATGACATCGGCGGCGGCCGGTCGCGGCCGATATATATCGGCCGGGGCATCCTCGACCGCTTATCCGAGTGCGCCGCGCCGCTTAAAGCCGATAAATTTTTCATTATCACCGACGATACCGTCGCCAAAACTTACGCTGAACCGGTCACCGCCGAACTCTGCAAGGTCGCTGAGACCCATGTATTTGTCTTCCCGGCCGGCGAACAGTCCAAGACGCTGACAACCCTTGAACAGCTGGGCGCCAAGATTTTGGATGCCCGCGCCACCAAATCCTCGGTCATCGTCTGCCTCGGCGGCGGCGTCGTCGGCAACCTTGGCGGCTTGCTGGCGGCTTTACTTTTTCGCGGCATCCGCTTCTTTCACGTGCCTACGACCATGGTGGCCCAGATCGACTCGGCTATCGGCCAGAAGCAGGCGGTCAACTACAAGCGCGGCAAGAACCTTTTCGGCCAGTATTATCCCCCGGAGTTCGTCTTTATCGATTTCGCTTTCCTGCGCAATCTGCCGGCCCGGCAGATCCGGGCCGGCCTGGCCGAATCGGTCAAACACGGCCTGTGCCAGGAAGAGAGCTTCTTCGAGTACATCCGTAAGCGGGCGCCGGAGTTTTCCTGGGATGACATCGAGTACATCTCCGCCCATACCATAGAATTAAAGCTGGAGCTGCTGCTTATTGACCCCTATGAAGGCAAGCTGGACCCGCAGCTTGAGTTAGGCCATACCATCGGCCATGCCGTCGAGATCCGGAAAAACGGCCAGCTGCTGCACGGCGAAGCCATCGCCATAGGCATGACTGTCGAAGCCAAAATCTCGGCCGCCCTGGGTTTCATGGATCCGGGTCTGGCGGCCCGAATCGAAAATATTTTTCAGAAGATCGGACTGCCGACGCGTATCCCCGCCGACATCTCGATCGATGAAATCCTGGAAACGCTCACCTTCGACAACAAGCGGCGCACCGCCATCAACGATTTCTTCCTGCTGGCCAGGTTCTGCGAGTTCCACAAAGAGAACGGCAAGATCGCCTGCAAGGTGCCGGAAGCGGTGTTGAGGCAAGTCCTTGAGAGCGCTTACTAA
- a CDS encoding CCA tRNA nucleotidyltransferase, with the protein MTDLNLARELKALLPADAAEFLRGAAAAAAARGWRLYLVGGAVRDLLLGRSGGDLDLSVEGDAIELAEALAASPPDVNVHHRFNTARLFWDGYVIDIARSRQETYPRPGALPSTRPGPIIQDLARRDFTINAMAVSLNPDDFGRLIDPCGGRPDLESKLIRVLHVRSFIDDATRLWRGVRYEQRLGFKIEPMTLDLLQRGLPLLETITADRLRYELECVLKEPAPEKVFRRAGELGLLRTWHPALRSDQWLMDACSRLRSLVEQPPPEAYLALLAWRLDASHREEFIGRLRLTKHQARAVRDAGKLVQAEATLTAVGTKPSLVHHLLDGLVDEALTAALAAFSRGAAYYVERFQGEWRCAAPELTGEDLKRLGVSRGPDIKRLLEDLRDRRLDGPIGTRGAEEAFVRDWLAGR; encoded by the coding sequence ATGACTGATCTCAATCTGGCCCGGGAATTGAAAGCGCTGCTGCCGGCTGATGCTGCCGAATTCCTGCGGGGCGCCGCGGCGGCGGCGGCGGCGCGGGGGTGGCGCCTTTATCTGGTAGGCGGCGCCGTCCGCGATCTGCTGCTGGGCCGGAGCGGGGGCGACCTGGATTTGAGCGTCGAGGGCGATGCCATTGAGCTGGCGGAGGCTCTGGCAGCATCCCCTCCGGACGTTAACGTTCACCACCGGTTCAATACCGCCAGGCTGTTTTGGGACGGATACGTCATTGACATCGCCCGCAGCCGGCAGGAGACCTACCCCCGCCCGGGGGCGCTGCCCTCAACCCGTCCCGGTCCGATTATCCAGGACCTTGCCCGGCGGGACTTCACCATAAATGCCATGGCGGTCTCGTTGAACCCGGATGATTTCGGGCGTTTAATCGATCCGTGCGGCGGCCGGCCCGACCTTGAGAGCAAGCTGATCAGGGTGCTGCATGTCCGGAGTTTCATTGACGACGCCACCCGCCTGTGGCGGGGCGTAAGATACGAACAGCGCCTGGGCTTTAAAATCGAACCGATGACGCTGGACCTCTTGCAGCGCGGCCTTCCCCTGCTGGAAACCATCACCGCCGACCGGCTGCGCTACGAACTGGAATGCGTCTTGAAAGAACCGGCGCCGGAAAAAGTCTTTCGCCGGGCTGGCGAATTGGGCTTGCTGCGGACGTGGCATCCGGCGCTCCGGAGCGACCAGTGGCTGATGGATGCTTGTTCAAGGCTGCGGTCGCTGGTCGAACAACCGCCGCCGGAAGCTTACCTGGCGCTGCTCGCCTGGCGGCTGGACGCCTCTCACCGGGAAGAATTCATCGGCAGGCTCAGGCTGACCAAGCATCAAGCCCGCGCCGTCCGCGATGCCGGGAAACTAGTCCAGGCGGAAGCGACATTGACTGCCGTTGGGACTAAACCGAGCCTGGTCCATCACCTGCTGGACGGCCTCGTGGATGAGGCTTTAACCGCCGCCCTGGCGGCATTCAGCCGAGGCGCGGCATATTACGTGGAACGCTTTCAGGGCGAATGGCGCTGCGCCGCCCCGGAACTCACCGGCGAGGACCTGAAACGCCTGGGTGTCAGCCGGGGGCCGGACATCAAACGCCTGCTAGAAGACCTTCGCGACCGGCGGCTCGACGGCCCTATCGGCACCCGCGGCGCGGAAGAAGCGTTTGTCCGCGATTGGCTTGCCGGCCGTTAA
- a CDS encoding radical SAM protein, whose protein sequence is MVWDRALKDRLAAETGARVRDWGGGLPLAVVYANSYRVAMSNLGVHALYKWLNDRENLLAERVFWDTDRLSTSGALSVESRRPLTDFSALLFSISWELDFLNLPPMLRAAGMPVYSKDRDESQPLVIGGGAALTANPLPVAPFFDAVCIGEAEAILPQLCQALEQTVSLSRQEQLERLAAVPGVFVPSIPAEVKRRYVQDLDLFPVGTQVFTGDTEFGDMFMMEVQRGCRFSCRFCLVAAAFCPFRWRSLDSLLDQAAGARKYRGRVALVGPVAAEHPRFADLLRGLRELGYGLSAGSMRVKPISDEILDELAKGGVKSLTVAPEAGTPELRRAIGKGFSDDDVIAAVGKIGRAGIRQLTLYSMVGLPGETDADVRALAALALRCKAEADRYAVVLSLNVSAFVPKPHTPFERLPMADSPDIDRRFDLLERALQGCGVKVKADNAAWAQVQAALSRGDEKLAPVIEKLDKISLAGWRRSLKAAGLSAADFTARRYAPGETLAWDVIKM, encoded by the coding sequence TTGGTCTGGGATAGAGCGCTCAAAGACCGTCTGGCTGCCGAAACCGGCGCCCGGGTCCGGGACTGGGGCGGCGGCCTGCCGCTGGCGGTGGTTTACGCCAACAGCTACCGCGTCGCCATGTCCAACCTGGGCGTTCACGCCCTTTACAAATGGCTTAACGACCGGGAAAACTTACTCGCCGAGCGTGTTTTCTGGGATACCGACCGCCTTTCCACCTCCGGCGCCCTGTCCGTCGAGAGCCGCCGTCCGCTGACGGATTTTTCCGCGCTTCTATTCTCCATTTCCTGGGAGCTAGACTTCCTGAACCTGCCGCCGATGCTGCGCGCCGCCGGCATGCCGGTTTATTCAAAGGACCGGGACGAATCCCAGCCGCTGGTTATCGGCGGCGGCGCGGCGCTGACCGCCAACCCTCTGCCGGTAGCCCCGTTCTTCGATGCCGTCTGTATCGGCGAGGCCGAGGCCATCCTGCCCCAACTATGCCAGGCTCTGGAGCAAACGGTCAGCCTCTCCCGGCAAGAACAGCTTGAACGCCTGGCGGCGGTGCCGGGCGTGTTCGTGCCGTCCATCCCGGCCGAGGTCAAACGCCGGTATGTTCAGGATCTGGACCTTTTCCCGGTCGGCACCCAGGTCTTCACCGGGGACACCGAATTCGGCGATATGTTCATGATGGAAGTGCAGCGCGGCTGCCGTTTTTCCTGCCGCTTCTGCCTGGTGGCCGCCGCTTTCTGCCCCTTCCGCTGGCGCTCCCTAGATTCATTGCTGGACCAGGCGGCCGGCGCCCGTAAGTACCGCGGCCGGGTGGCTCTGGTCGGCCCGGTGGCTGCGGAACACCCGCGTTTCGCTGACCTGCTGCGCGGTTTGCGGGAACTGGGCTACGGCCTGTCGGCCGGCTCGATGCGGGTCAAGCCGATATCCGATGAAATTCTCGATGAACTGGCCAAAGGCGGCGTCAAGAGCCTGACTGTCGCCCCGGAGGCCGGCACCCCGGAACTGCGCCGCGCCATAGGCAAAGGGTTCTCGGATGATGATGTGATTGCAGCGGTCGGCAAGATCGGCCGGGCCGGCATCAGGCAATTGACCCTCTACTCCATGGTCGGCCTGCCGGGTGAGACCGATGCCGACGTCCGCGCCCTGGCCGCCCTGGCGCTGCGCTGTAAAGCTGAAGCTGACCGCTACGCCGTTGTCCTGTCGCTCAACGTCTCGGCTTTCGTCCCCAAGCCCCATACCCCCTTTGAGCGTCTGCCGATGGCGGATTCACCGGACATTGACCGGCGCTTCGACCTCCTGGAGCGGGCGCTGCAGGGCTGCGGCGTCAAAGTCAAAGCAGACAACGCCGCCTGGGCTCAGGTCCAGGCGGCGTTGTCGAGGGGGGATGAGAAGCTGGCGCCGGTGATCGAAAAACTGGATAAGATTTCGCTGGCCGGCTGGCGCCGGTCCCTGAAGGCCGCGGGTCTTTCGGCGGCGGATTTTACCGCCCGACGCTACGCCCCGGGTGAGACCCTGGCCTGGGACGTCATTAAAATGTAG
- a CDS encoding NYN domain-containing protein, with product MADREERVMIFIDGSNMYHSLKAYFHRSDIDLNKFCEKLVNKRKLVRIYYYNAEVGQREEPERYKDQRAFFDSVEAIPYTELRLGRLVYTNAWPNTPPYEKGVDVMLATDMLTHCFKGNYDTAILVAGDSDFVGALQAVKDYGKHVEAALFGEERTSVPLRKVADVVHIIDGNLLRGCWKAPPPQPRQHRPHHPRPPQPQQQPQQAQSQTPPQAPPPFTPTFSPQPPAPPPSHQLPPSPPPQFLPRPFNPDG from the coding sequence TTGGCAGACCGAGAAGAACGCGTCATGATCTTCATTGACGGGTCAAATATGTATCACTCGCTGAAAGCTTATTTCCATCGTTCCGACATAGACCTCAACAAGTTTTGCGAAAAACTGGTCAACAAGCGCAAACTGGTGCGCATCTACTATTACAACGCCGAAGTCGGTCAGCGCGAGGAACCGGAGCGCTATAAGGACCAGCGGGCTTTCTTCGACAGCGTCGAGGCCATCCCGTATACCGAATTGAGGCTGGGCCGCCTGGTTTACACCAACGCCTGGCCTAACACCCCGCCCTATGAGAAGGGCGTCGATGTCATGCTGGCCACCGATATGCTGACCCACTGTTTCAAGGGCAACTACGATACCGCCATCCTGGTCGCCGGCGACTCTGACTTCGTCGGCGCCTTACAGGCGGTCAAGGACTACGGCAAACATGTCGAAGCCGCCCTTTTCGGTGAGGAACGGACTTCGGTGCCGCTGCGCAAGGTGGCCGATGTCGTCCACATCATTGACGGCAACCTCCTCAGGGGCTGCTGGAAGGCGCCGCCGCCTCAGCCCCGCCAGCACCGCCCGCACCACCCCCGGCCGCCGCAGCCCCAGCAGCAGCCGCAGCAAGCTCAATCACAAACTCCGCCGCAGGCTCCCCCGCCTTTTACGCCGACCTTTTCGCCGCAGCCGCCGGCTCCTCCGCCATCGCACCAGCTGCCGCCGTCACCCCCGCCTCAGTTCCTGCCGCGGCCCTTCAACCCCGATGGCTGA
- a CDS encoding rubrerythrin family protein: MGTTENLGAAFAGESQANRKYLFFAEKAEAEGQSQVARLFRAAAEAETVHARNHLNVLRGIGGTADNLKAAIGGEHWEFTQMYPGFIDQSRKDANASAERSFSTANAVEEIHHALFQKALADLQVGVKAEARPYFVCQVCGNTVLGEAPDFCPICGAPKSKFKQVD, translated from the coding sequence ATGGGAACGACGGAGAATCTTGGCGCGGCTTTTGCCGGCGAAAGCCAGGCTAATAGAAAGTACCTCTTTTTTGCGGAAAAAGCGGAGGCCGAAGGGCAGTCTCAGGTAGCCCGGCTTTTTCGGGCCGCCGCTGAAGCGGAAACGGTGCACGCCCGCAACCATCTCAATGTATTGAGAGGCATCGGCGGAACGGCCGACAACCTGAAAGCGGCCATCGGCGGCGAGCACTGGGAATTCACCCAGATGTACCCCGGCTTTATTGACCAGTCACGCAAGGACGCAAACGCTTCCGCGGAGCGCAGTTTTTCCACCGCCAATGCCGTGGAGGAGATCCACCACGCCCTGTTTCAGAAGGCTCTGGCCGACCTGCAGGTAGGCGTCAAAGCTGAAGCCCGCCCTTATTTTGTTTGTCAGGTGTGCGGCAACACAGTGCTGGGTGAGGCACCTGATTTTTGCCCCATCTGCGGGGCGCCGAAATCCAAGTTCAAGCAGGTAGATTAA
- a CDS encoding ubiquinone/menaquinone biosynthesis methyltransferase, which produces METVAPVKDPGFDSEEAKKRKKYMVDLFVVQAKNYDFHDDVYGLYAHRLWVRTMVKIIEKFLKGRKRADMLDMGCGTGFVTFNVARKLPKVESIESFDLSPDMIAVAKERYEKGFKGRKIKFWVADAEVPFGKNKYDIVTTSFAYRNFANKHLATQNVFNSLKPGGIFVIQDLTKPEKHPMKGLYAFYMKFILPVIARILGTEKSAAGWLKKSTDMMPTNAQIQKILEDNGFTNCYYKSLSGGIACIVVGFKPGG; this is translated from the coding sequence ATGGAGACTGTGGCGCCGGTCAAGGACCCGGGGTTCGATTCCGAAGAAGCTAAAAAACGTAAGAAGTACATGGTGGACCTGTTCGTGGTCCAGGCCAAGAATTATGATTTCCACGATGATGTCTACGGCCTGTATGCTCACCGGCTGTGGGTGCGCACCATGGTCAAGATTATCGAAAAGTTCCTGAAGGGCAGGAAGCGCGCCGACATGCTGGATATGGGCTGCGGCACCGGCTTCGTCACCTTCAACGTCGCCCGCAAGCTGCCCAAGGTGGAAAGCATCGAGTCCTTCGACCTGTCCCCGGACATGATTGCCGTGGCTAAAGAGCGCTATGAGAAGGGTTTTAAAGGCCGCAAGATTAAGTTCTGGGTGGCCGACGCCGAAGTCCCCTTCGGCAAGAACAAGTACGATATCGTTACCACCTCCTTCGCCTACCGCAACTTCGCCAACAAGCACCTGGCCACCCAGAACGTCTTCAATTCTCTTAAGCCGGGCGGCATCTTTGTTATCCAGGACCTGACCAAGCCCGAAAAACACCCCATGAAGGGTCTGTACGCCTTCTATATGAAGTTCATCCTGCCGGTCATCGCCAGGATCCTGGGCACCGAGAAATCGGCGGCCGGCTGGCTCAAAAAGAGCACCGACATGATGCCGACCAATGCTCAAATCCAGAAAATTCTGGAAGACAACGGCTTCACAAACTGTTATTACAAGAGCCTTTCAGGCGGCATTGCCTGCATCGTCGTTGGCTTCAAGCCGGGAGGTTAG
- a CDS encoding GatB/YqeY domain-containing protein, with translation MSLKETLPLELKDALRSGNKVKLDTLRLILSAVNYAEIEQQKQLDDPGVHAVIAKMIKQRRESIDAFKAGNRQDLADREQAELSILESYMPRQLTREEITAEAKKVIAEVGANKPQDMGKVMGRLSPMLKGKADGKEVASVVTELLKQ, from the coding sequence ATGAGCCTGAAAGAAACCCTGCCCCTGGAACTCAAAGACGCTCTCCGCTCCGGCAACAAGGTTAAGCTGGACACTCTCCGGCTGATCCTTTCGGCGGTTAACTACGCCGAGATCGAGCAGCAGAAGCAACTTGACGACCCCGGCGTTCACGCCGTCATCGCTAAAATGATCAAGCAGCGCCGCGAGAGCATTGACGCTTTCAAGGCGGGCAACCGGCAGGATCTGGCGGACCGGGAACAGGCCGAACTGTCCATCCTCGAGAGTTACATGCCCAGGCAGTTGACCAGAGAAGAAATCACCGCCGAGGCCAAAAAGGTCATCGCCGAGGTGGGGGCTAACAAGCCGCAGGATATGGGCAAAGTCATGGGCAGGCTGTCGCCGATGTTGAAGGGCAAGGCAGACGGCAAGGAAGTGGCCTCGGTGGTGACGGAGTTGTTGAAGCAGTAA
- the nifS gene encoding cysteine desulfurase NifS, whose translation MKRCYFDYAATTPVAPEVLEAMLPYFKDRSGNPSAIYAEGQLARQAVEHARASVAGLINARPDEVVFLSGGTEADNMALSGVAAAGCKGRHIITTAIEHHAVLETCHQLEKNGVAVTYLPVDAEGRLDPAEVRQAIRPDTALVSVIMANNEIGTLQDLAEISGITREHGILLHTDAVQAAGRVPVDVQALGVDLLSISAHKLYGPKGVGALYIRKGTRIVPIVWGGGQERGRRSGTENVPGIVGLGKAAETAVSMMASEAARLAALRDKLIAGVLAAVPASRLNGHPSHRLPNNANFSFDHVEGESVCLNLDLEGVSASPGSACSSTSTAPSHVLLALGLPPHQAFGSLRLSLGRWTTEADIDRVLAVLPGIVARLRAMSPFRNQ comes from the coding sequence ATGAAACGCTGTTATTTTGACTACGCCGCCACCACGCCGGTCGCTCCTGAAGTGCTGGAGGCGATGCTGCCCTATTTCAAAGACCGCTCCGGCAACCCTTCTGCGATCTACGCTGAGGGCCAGTTGGCGAGGCAGGCGGTGGAACATGCCCGCGCCTCCGTCGCCGGGTTGATTAATGCCCGGCCGGATGAAGTGGTTTTTCTTTCCGGCGGCACCGAAGCTGACAATATGGCTCTGTCCGGCGTCGCGGCCGCCGGGTGCAAAGGCCGTCATATCATCACTACCGCCATTGAGCATCACGCGGTACTGGAAACCTGCCATCAGTTGGAAAAGAACGGGGTGGCGGTAACCTACCTGCCGGTCGACGCTGAGGGGCGGTTGGACCCGGCGGAGGTGCGGCAGGCCATCCGCCCGGATACGGCGTTGGTCTCGGTGATCATGGCGAACAATGAGATAGGCACGCTCCAGGATCTGGCTGAGATATCTGGAATCACCCGTGAACACGGGATCCTGCTGCACACCGATGCCGTTCAGGCCGCCGGCCGGGTCCCGGTGGATGTCCAGGCCCTGGGGGTAGACCTCCTGTCGATATCGGCGCACAAGCTCTACGGCCCGAAGGGCGTCGGAGCTCTCTACATACGCAAAGGCACCCGGATTGTGCCGATTGTCTGGGGAGGCGGCCAGGAGCGCGGGCGCCGGAGCGGGACGGAAAACGTCCCCGGCATCGTCGGCCTGGGCAAAGCCGCGGAGACGGCGGTGTCGATGATGGCTTCAGAGGCGGCCAGACTGGCTGCCCTCCGCGACAAATTAATCGCCGGGGTGCTTGCCGCGGTGCCTGCTTCCCGGCTGAACGGCCACCCTTCACACCGGCTGCCGAATAACGCCAATTTTTCATTCGACCATGTTGAGGGGGAGAGCGTCTGCCTCAACCTTGATCTGGAGGGCGTCTCGGCTTCGCCGGGATCGGCCTGTTCCTCCACCAGCACGGCGCCGTCTCACGTCTTGCTGGCTCTGGGATTACCGCCCCACCAGGCTTTCGGCTCGCTCAGGTTGTCCCTGGGGCGCTGGACGACGGAGGCGGACATCGACCGGGTGCTTGCAGTCCTGCCCGGCATCGTCGCCCGACTCCGGGCGATGTCGCCTTTCCGCAACCAGTAA
- a CDS encoding class I SAM-dependent methyltransferase, with translation MAAETAEKHLQDPGFDSEAAKKRKAYMLELFGYQAPKYDLHDDIIGLGIHRRWVKDVLKIIGHYKKDKTNLKMLDLACGTGFVTFNTARHFTDIDIDAFDLVPEMVEVAKKRYDKSFQGRPIKFWVGDSEVPYGENKYDIITTCFAFRNFLNKNLAAQNVFKALKPGGIFIIQDMTKPEKQPLRALYLFALKYLLPVAGTILGTAKGSPRYLYNSVMLLPRNTDIAKILTDNGFKDVWHRYQSGGMGTVVVGYKK, from the coding sequence ATGGCGGCGGAAACAGCCGAGAAACACCTGCAGGACCCCGGATTTGATTCCGAGGCGGCCAAAAAACGCAAGGCTTACATGCTGGAGCTTTTCGGCTACCAGGCGCCGAAATATGACCTGCACGACGACATCATCGGCCTGGGTATCCACCGCCGCTGGGTCAAGGATGTCCTCAAAATCATCGGCCATTATAAGAAAGATAAAACCAACCTGAAAATGCTCGACCTGGCCTGCGGCACCGGCTTCGTCACCTTTAACACCGCCCGCCATTTCACCGACATTGACATCGACGCCTTCGACCTGGTGCCGGAGATGGTCGAGGTGGCCAAAAAGCGCTACGATAAAAGTTTCCAGGGCCGCCCGATTAAGTTCTGGGTTGGCGATTCCGAGGTCCCCTACGGGGAAAACAAGTACGACATCATCACCACCTGTTTCGCCTTCCGGAACTTCCTCAACAAAAACCTGGCGGCGCAGAATGTCTTCAAGGCGCTCAAACCCGGCGGTATCTTCATCATCCAGGACATGACCAAGCCGGAGAAGCAGCCGCTGCGGGCGCTGTACCTCTTTGCCCTGAAATATCTGCTGCCCGTCGCCGGGACCATCCTGGGCACGGCCAAAGGCTCGCCGCGCTACCTGTACAACTCGGTTATGCTGCTGCCCAGGAATACCGATATCGCTAAAATCCTTACCGACAACGGTTTTAAAGACGTCTGGCACCGCTACCAGAGCGGCGGTATGGGCACGGTCGTCGTAGGTTATAAAAAATGA
- a CDS encoding RrF2 family transcriptional regulator, which translates to MKLSARGRHSMEAMFDLAIHYGEGPILIRDIAMRRRISEQYLAQLFIPLRIAGLVRSVRGANGGFVLAKEPSEIRLSEVVRATEGSTAPSECVDDARVCWKGEHCVTRQVWAQIKQATDGILDSLTLADMVERWRQSGVPEVPEEEGLLSA; encoded by the coding sequence ATGAAATTATCAGCCCGGGGCCGGCATTCGATGGAAGCGATGTTCGACCTGGCCATCCATTACGGTGAGGGGCCTATTCTCATCCGCGATATTGCCATGCGCCGCCGGATTTCCGAACAGTACCTGGCCCAGCTGTTTATCCCCCTGCGCATCGCCGGACTGGTGCGGAGCGTCAGAGGCGCCAACGGCGGATTTGTATTGGCCAAGGAACCCTCCGAGATCCGCCTGTCGGAGGTCGTCCGGGCTACCGAGGGTTCCACCGCCCCTTCGGAATGTGTTGACGATGCCCGTGTCTGCTGGAAGGGCGAGCACTGCGTGACGCGCCAGGTTTGGGCCCAGATCAAACAGGCGACCGACGGCATTCTGGATTCCCTCACCCTTGCCGACATGGTCGAACGCTGGCGCCAGAGCGGAGTACCCGAAGTGCCGGAAGAGGAAGGCCTCTTAAGTGCCTGA
- a CDS encoding class I SAM-dependent methyltransferase, translating to MVEPKFFETIAPAYDFLTRLFMGGTYESMRKRMLNEDTSQMDILDLCCGTGYISNSINARRIVGLDQSEAMLARNARVKRGNKELIKGNAYQINFKEGEFDRIYNSSASHEFKLFSRLLQKSFHALKPGGKIIIFDIYQPKNTLLRLFMNTFVKYVVERGIMFVHTKEEWARMVTEAGFEIEELEPVRGLYIFVKARKPEQAGLPAAA from the coding sequence ATGGTAGAACCGAAGTTTTTTGAGACGATCGCCCCGGCATATGATTTCCTGACCCGGCTGTTCATGGGAGGCACCTATGAGAGCATGCGGAAACGCATGCTGAATGAGGATACATCCCAGATGGACATTCTGGACCTGTGCTGCGGCACCGGCTATATCAGCAATTCCATCAACGCCAGGCGTATCGTCGGGCTCGACCAATCGGAAGCCATGCTGGCGCGCAACGCCAGGGTGAAGAGGGGCAACAAGGAACTGATCAAAGGCAACGCTTATCAGATCAATTTCAAAGAAGGCGAGTTTGACCGTATTTACAACTCCAGCGCTTCTCACGAGTTCAAGCTGTTTTCTCGCCTATTGCAAAAAAGCTTTCATGCCCTGAAGCCCGGCGGCAAGATCATCATTTTCGACATTTACCAGCCCAAGAACACGCTGCTTCGTCTATTTATGAACACTTTCGTGAAATACGTTGTTGAACGGGGCATCATGTTCGTCCATACCAAAGAAGAATGGGCGCGGATGGTCACTGAAGCCGGTTTTGAGATTGAAGAACTCGAACCGGTGAGGGGCCTTTATATCTTCGTTAAAGCCCGGAAACCGGAGCAGGCGGGGTTGCCGGCTGCGGCTTAA
- a CDS encoding prenyltransferase: MRALTNPASVPAGVWLQAARLKFLPQGVFPVIIAGTAAYSAGLFIPLHFAIALLAAAAVQIGLTMFNDTLDFQYGTDKTTIGAKNPFSGGSGALTSGLVKPRQAMAVIVGLYLFALACGIGLAFYSGIESLYIAALGAFISIAYSAKPFRLAYRGFGELAMLIGYGPVLTAWAYYIHASTVTLDIILAGIIPGLCMWAMILINEIPDYAEDFAAGKKNLTYRLGPAGSKNLFIASLAAIYVYIAVLIAAGTLPQAAVLAFLGIPLAIGAAVTAHREYAHPLKVAKANKYMVLIYSLTNAAVAAAFLAA; the protein is encoded by the coding sequence TTGAGAGCGCTTACTAATCCGGCCTCGGTACCGGCAGGCGTCTGGCTCCAGGCAGCCCGCCTGAAGTTTCTGCCCCAGGGCGTCTTTCCGGTGATCATCGCCGGAACGGCGGCCTACTCGGCCGGGTTGTTCATTCCGCTTCACTTCGCTATCGCCCTGCTGGCCGCTGCCGCGGTGCAGATCGGCCTGACCATGTTCAACGATACCCTCGATTTCCAGTACGGTACCGATAAAACGACGATCGGCGCCAAGAACCCTTTCTCGGGCGGTTCGGGCGCCCTGACGTCCGGCCTCGTCAAGCCGCGGCAGGCGATGGCCGTCATCGTCGGGCTGTATCTCTTCGCCCTGGCCTGCGGCATCGGGCTGGCCTTCTATTCCGGCATTGAGAGCCTGTACATCGCCGCGTTGGGGGCTTTTATCTCCATCGCCTACTCGGCCAAGCCTTTCCGCCTGGCTTACCGCGGTTTCGGGGAGCTGGCGATGCTCATCGGGTACGGCCCGGTGTTAACCGCCTGGGCTTATTACATTCACGCCTCGACGGTCACCCTGGATATTATCCTGGCCGGAATTATCCCGGGGCTGTGCATGTGGGCGATGATCCTGATCAACGAAATCCCGGACTACGCCGAGGATTTTGCCGCCGGCAAGAAGAACCTGACCTACCGGCTGGGTCCGGCAGGCTCGAAAAACCTATTTATCGCCTCGCTGGCCGCGATCTATGTCTATATCGCTGTTCTCATCGCCGCTGGAACTCTGCCGCAGGCGGCGGTCCTGGCTTTCCTGGGGATACCGCTGGCCATAGGAGCGGCAGTGACCGCCCACCGGGAGTACGCACATCCCTTAAAGGTTGCCAAAGCTAACAAATACATGGTATTAATATACTCTCTCACCAATGCGGCCGTAGCCGCGGCATTTCTGGCGGCATGA